The Alnus glutinosa chromosome 7, dhAlnGlut1.1, whole genome shotgun sequence genome includes a region encoding these proteins:
- the LOC133872329 gene encoding uncharacterized protein LOC133872329: MSTGYGFWYMHGETTLNPAAPVRGHDHPSVTDTAARGIEHVEVTEQGGDLEQGNATTIGTLSPVGQLLSQQSPLGTPSPITPSLAGQSPVGEFTPGIAPRDPQRRPPDL; encoded by the exons atgtccacgggatacggtttctggtatatgcacggtgagactaccctaaaccctgctgctcctgttcggggtcacgaccatcccagtgtcacagatacggctgcccgtggcattgaacatgtagaagtcacagaacaaggcggagacctggaacaag gtaatgcgacaacgattggtacgttgtcgcctgttggacaattgctgagccaacaatcccctctcgggactccatcgcccattacaccatctcttgcgggacaatcgccggttggcgagttcACGCCCGGGAttgcacctcgtgatccgcagcgacgtcctccagatttgtag
- the LOC133872489 gene encoding uncharacterized protein LOC133872489 — translation MMVLSYSVAGKMKPIFCGNFEYDARPSDLERLFSRYGKVERVDMKSVRHFLKNQTKNFQRRNAVSVSEGHEDCEHLEVAVKKLSLASTAASLDHDQLDPFATLSSVCGQSSPSTLKNAFSKYWFVSYPHPNLLMCS, via the exons ATGATGGTGCTTTCTTATAGTGTTGCAGGAAAAATGAAGCCCATCTTCTGTGGAAATTTTGAGTATGACGCACGACCATCTGATCTGGAACGGCTTTTCAGTAGATATGGGAAGGTTGAGAGAGTGGATATGAAGTCTG TTCGGCATTTTCTCaagaatcaaacaaaaaattttcaaaggaGAAATGCAGTATCAGTGAGTGAGGGTCATGAGGATTGTGAACATCTAGAAGTTGCTGTTAAGAAACTCTCCCTGGCGTCAACAGCAGCTTCATTGGATCATGATCAGTTAGATCCATTTGCCACATTATCATCAGTTTGTGGACAGTCATCTCCTTCAACGCTAAAGAATGCATTCTCCAAATATTGGTTTGTCTCTTATCCTCATCCCAACTTGCTAATGTGTTCATGA
- the LOC133873279 gene encoding uncharacterized protein LOC133873279, which produces MAPRNYKRIRIESVYVPDMSAIPTEDEETQDPCTGAFISQDVPPFGHQHDSDDDAQIHPSSTSGLEVESTPTTQAPPHHYRPGDIITRDENGFRQTISMPSPGDIWGLRDGLQVVIQLNNNGQAIGVGSEKLARFGALLVKKGGLCPMGNPDWRTVPDEQTDPMWEIMRKILF; this is translated from the exons ATGGCGCCAAGGAATTACAAACGTATAAGAATTGAATCAGTATATGTACCGGATATGTCTGCAATACCCACAGAGGATGAGGAGACACAAGATCCATGCACAGGAGCTTTCATTTCTCAGGATGTACCTCCTTTTGGCCACCAACATGACTCAGATGATGATGCGCAGATACATCCCTCCTCCACTAGTGGTCTTGAGGTAGAGTCCACCCCTACAACACAGGCACCACCACATCACTATCGACCGGGAGACATAATCACTAGAG aTGAAAATGGATTTCGCCAGACGATTAGTATGCCCTCACCTGGAGACATCTGGGGGTTGCGTGACGGGCTGCAAGTGGTTATTCAATTGAATAATAATGGTCAGGCAATAGGAGTGGGTAGTGAGAAGTTAGCCCGCTTTGGTGCTTTACTTGTTAAAAAAGGAGGTCTTTGCCCCATGGGTAACCCAGACTGGAGGACAGTACCCGATGAACAGACAGATCCTATGTGGGAAATAATGcgg AAAATTCTATTTTGA
- the LOC133873280 gene encoding uncharacterized protein LOC133873280 yields MDKSWISMPRNSKEFRNGVLDFIDFALQNTKTPGKIKCPCKKCCFRNTLIPRDVYDHLLSGKGGFLQGYTTWVMHGEQYPSVAPVTNTPVLNEPIHEACTSMDPVPMLEGSSEMQELLHDVFAMHDNREGEAGSQMGVEARVVQEEEQGPTEDAKKFFDLLKQTEEPLWLGCTKHSIFSAIVGLFNLKCEGGWSNASFTKLLGFLKDIVPSDAKLPNDTYEAKKFMNDLGLGYEKIPACPNGCMLFWKDNEKLERCTKCNASKWKQTKNGGDDSSQISKRKPKKVLRWFPLKPRLQRLFMSQKTASHMKWHADKRTKDGVLRHPADGLAWKEFDERYPEFASDPRNVRLGLSSDGFNPFGNMSTSHSTWPVMLVPYNLPPWMCMKQPSQMLSLIIPGPRSPGRKIDVYLEPLISELKELWDVGLSTYDASSKSNFTMRAALMWTINDFPVYGDLSGWSTKGRVACPCCMGNTWSKRLRNGKKFCFMGHRRWLPMDHSFRMDNQSFDGTQEMDPPPIVPNGDEIMSQLEEVDWVADQPYIARKQNIVGIGAEMPVFWKKKSIFFALPYWKDNLLRHNLDVMHIEKNVVDNIIGTILDIKGKTKDNINARLDLEEMGLRSDLHPDRSNPNKPFFPPACFTMSNKQKDDFLALLANVKMPDGYASNVSRCVKIKERCIKGMKSHDSHIFMQHLMPIALRKSLPNKVVKPLIELSCFFRDICSKTLHVEDLDRLENHIPYILCDLEQIFPPGFFTVMVHLVVHLVRECKLGGPVHYRWMYPIERCLHRYKINVRNKAAPEGSIAEGYIMDELLTFCSRYLEKAPTIHNRPCRSVDDSRGAVHTVELDDMTLRQAHRYILLNVEMFAPFRT; encoded by the exons atggacaagagttggatTTCAATGCCTAGGAACTCTAAAGAGTTTAGGAATGGTGTTTTGGACTTTATTGACTTTGcacttcaaaacacaaaaacacctgGAAAAATTAAGTGCCCATGTAAGAAGTGTTGTTTTCGCAATACATTAATTCCCCGTGATGTATACGATCATTTGCTGTCGGGAAAGGGAGGGTTTTTGCAGGGTTATACAACATGGGTCATGCATGGGGAACAATATCCAAGCGTTGCTCCCGTTACTAACACTCCCGTTCTCAACGAGCCAATACATGAAGCCTGCACTAGTATGGATCCCGTGCCAATGCTTGAAGGTTCCAGTGAAATGCAAGAACTATTGCATGACGTTTTTGCCATGCACGATAATCGGGAAGGTGAAGCTGGGTCTCAGATGGGTGTGGAAGCTAGAGTTGTACAGGAAGAGGAACAAGGTCCTACTGAGGACGCCAAGAAATTCTTTGACTTGTTGAAACAAACAGAGGAGCCATTATGGTTAGGGTGCACAAAACACAGCATATTTagtgcaattgttggtcttttTAATCTGAAGTGTGAAGGTGGATGGAGTAACGCCTCATTTACAAAATTGCTTGGATTTCTCAAAGATATTGTCCCCTCAGATGCAAAGCTGCCTAATGACACATATGAGGCTAAAAAATTCATGAATGACTTGGGACTGGGATACGAGAAGATTCCAGCATGTCCCAATGGTTGtatgctattttggaaagacaACGAGAAGCTAGAAAGATGTACTAAATGCAATGCTTCGAAGTGGAAGCAAACCAAGAATGGGGGTGATGATTCGTCAcaaatatcaaaaagaaaaccaaagaaagtTTTGCGATGGTTTCCTTTGAAACCAAGATTGCaaaggttgtttatgtcacAGAAGACGGCTTCTCACATGAAATGGCACGCTGATAAGCGCACAAAGGATGGGGTGCTAAGGCATCCTGCCGATGGACTAGCGTGGAAGGAATTTGATGAGCGGTACCCGGAATTTGCTTCTGACCCACGCAATGTAAGGCTTGGCTTATCgtcagatggatttaatcctttcGGCAACATGAGCACTTCTCACAGTACTTGGCCAGTAATGTTAGTACCGTAcaacttgcctccttggatgtgcatgaaacaacctTCACAAATGTTATCCTTGATAATCCCAGGCCCACGTTCACCTGGAAGAAAGATTGATGTCTACCTAGAACCCCTCATTTCTGAATTGAAGGAATTATGGGATGTTGGACTTTCGACTTATGATGCATCTTCCAAAAGTAACTTCACGATGCGTGCGgccttgatgtggacaataaatgatttTCCTGTATATGGTGATTTGTCTGGGTGGAGTACGAAAGGGCGTGTTGCGTGTCCTTGTTGTATGGGTAATACATGGTCTAAGCGGTTAAGAAATGGGAAAAAATTTTGCTTTATGGGCCATAGAAGATGGTTGCCAATGGATCATAGTTTCAGAATGGATAATCAGTCGTTTGATGGTACGCAAGAAATGGATCCTCCGCCTATTGTGCCAAATGGGGATGAGATCATGTCACAGTTAGAGGAAGTTGATTGGGTTGCAGACCAGCCTTATATTGCGAGGAAGCAGAATATTGTTGGGATAGGTGCTGAAATGCCAgtattttggaagaaaaagagtatttttttcGCATTGccatattggaaagataatttgTTGCGCCACAATCTTGATGtgatgcacatagagaaaaatgtggtTGACAATATTATTGGCACGATATTGGACATAAAAGGGAAGACGAAAGATAACATCAATGCACGTTTGGACTTAGAAGAAATGGGTTTGAGGAGTGATCTTCACCCAGATCGCTCCAAtccaaataaaccttttttccCCCCAGCTTGCTTCACAATGTCTAACAAACAGAAAGATGACTTCTTGGCATTATTGGCGAATGTGAAAATGCCAGACGGGTATGCTTCAAATGTGTCACGTTGTGTCAAAATTAAGGAACGTTGTATTAAGGGTATGAAAAGTCATGACAGTCACATTTTCATGCAACACCTCATGCCAATTGCACTGAGAAAATCATTGCCAAATAAGGTTGTTAAACCTTTAATAGAGTTGTCTTGCTTCTTTAGAGATATATGCTCGAAAACACTTCATGTAGAAGATTTGGATCGACTAGAGAATCATATCCCCTACATATTGTGCGATTTGGAACAAATCTTCCCACCAGGATTTTTCACAGTGATGGTTCACCTTGTTGTACATCTGGTTCGCGAATGTAAGTTAGGTGGACCGGTTCACTATCGGTGGATGTATCCTATTGAGAG gtgccTACATCGATATAAGATAAACGTTCGTAACAAAGCTGCACCAGAAGGGTCTATTGCGGAAGGGTACATAATGGATGAATTACTAACCTTTTGTTCACGGTATTTGGAAAAGGCGCCAACGATTCATAATAGGCCGTGCAGAAGTGTTGATGACTCTAGAGGGGCGGTCCATACAGTCGAACTTGACGATATGACATTGAGACAGGCACATCGATATATCCTCCTAAATGTCGAAATGTTTGCTCCATTCCGAACGTGA